A segment of the Corythoichthys intestinalis isolate RoL2023-P3 chromosome 16, ASM3026506v1, whole genome shotgun sequence genome:
gtctaatgacgccgctgtcgaataaagtgttacctattaacccaaataaatcagcaaataagccacactggactataagtcgcaggattcaaaatgagggaaaaaagtagcggcttatagtccgaaaattacagtaagtaGTCACTAGATACGAAATGCgcgcatcggtcatttaggtctGTGCCATTTACTAAACACGTCAATTAGGTGTGTACTTCGAAACAGTACCTATCAATTGCAGATTAAGAATTATTTTTCCAAAATTGTGCCTGAATTATAGCCTTAATTGACTTAACAGTTTGAAAATCAGCCAAGATTTCACCTAGCgaaatttagtaaaaaaaaaacacctgtagaatGGATTATACCACCAATTATGGATCTACTTCTATAAAGGTGATATCTATGCTGTACACAATGACACCTATAGTAGCCCCAAACTTCAGCATTACATCTTTTTAATAAGAGGTTCAAGTGAGAAAATGTTTTTGGTCTTGAGAGGTGCTAGAATTAGAGCCAATTGGGATAGCAATTTCACACTGCATTTGTATTGCCAGATATCACAAGTACTTAAGTCACCGCAATCTGTTCACCAGATTGCATATCAGTTGGCAGAGCTTTCATTAATCTTAATTTTATGCTCACAGGCAGGGCATACCAGAACAAGAAAAGTTTGGGTTTCCACTGACAAGCTGGTACAGAAGCTTATTTAAATATGATCACACGGTGCTGCAGAACAATAGACAAGAGATGGTAAAGTCCAGCTCAAAATGTTTATTCAGTGTTTCAAACAGCCACATTTATGCATTGGTAGCAATTCAATTTTCAGTATTTTAAGTCAACCGCAACACATGGTATACGATGTTAACCAGATAAGACTTTAGCAGAGAAAGAATGCCAGGGGCCATTTTGATTAAGATGGCAGGGACCTCTCAAAATAAGATGGACCATTTGCATTTAGCTCTTGCCACCCAGAGAGTGCTTGTCGAACAGGTACTCGGCCATCTTGTTGTTTTGGGCATCCATGCGGCTCAGGTTGCTGATGTAGTCACCCAATTTTTTGATGGCCTCCACCTGCTCGTTCAAGTAGTGGCTTTCCAGGAAGTCACACAGCTGTGGACACCAAAAGGACAGGAAACTTAAGTCAGCTATCAGATTGTGGCCAAAGAGCTCATCTCATGCTGCCAAAATAAAATGAGTCACATCCTCAAACTCTTACATGGGGGTCCACGTGATCAGAGGCCAGCTTGTGCAGTTCCAAAAGAGCCTGGTTGACATTTTTCTCCAATTGTAGGGCACCCTGCATGGCCTCAAGACCGCTGCCCCACTCATCACGCTCTGGTTTCTACAGAAAAgcaagcaaaaaaacaataaaactgcaGCACAGTGCTATGACGAACCTTGTACAAGAATTTAATgcctatattgtaattatacagAATACAAGATTTTAAACTTCGCCATGAAGTGCACCACTTCAAAAGTACAATAGCACGCATGTACCTTGATATCCTGGAGGAAGATGCGGCCACCCCTTTTGTTCTGAAAGGACAGCAGCTTCTCTGCATGCTCCCTCTCTTCCTCACTGTTCTCcttgaagaaatgggcaaagccTGGTAGGGCTACATCATCTCGTGAGAAGTAATAGGCCTGGTGATTTAAGAGAAAAAGCACGTCAACAAACCGCCCTCTATCAAGTTAAAACTCAGTAACTATATAGGCCActaattttgaccgttttttagacaggggcgaatgaacaaatgtcaaaTAGATTTGCGTTCACGGCGTTGGTCGTCCATGAAACATGCGCATCAACAGCCAATATATTACacacaaaatggccgacaagtgaTA
Coding sequences within it:
- the LOC130931966 gene encoding ferritin, middle subunit, producing MESQVRQNYHRECEAAINRMVNMELFASYTYTSMAYYFSRDDVALPGFAHFFKENSEEEREHAEKLLSFQNKRGGRIFLQDIKKPERDEWGSGLEAMQGALQLEKNVNQALLELHKLASDHVDPHLCDFLESHYLNEQVEAIKKLGDYISNLSRMDAQNNKMAEYLFDKHSLGGKS